The Desmonostoc muscorum LEGE 12446 genome includes a region encoding these proteins:
- a CDS encoding class I SAM-dependent methyltransferase, with protein MTAYYDSIAEQYKKSKQLPFRLHIEAYTYFNLLGDLVGKSLLDLACGEGFYTRQFKLQGAAKVIGVEISEKMIALAREEEAREPQDIEYILGDVLELGKIGSFDLVVASFLLNYAQTREQLLKMCQSIFINLKPGGRFVTINNNSSQPPASYLATKKYGFIKSINSPLIEGTPITYTISANEQKFSFDNYYLSTETHEWAFQSVGFQEVRWQKPIVSPQGLEEFGEEFWQNFIDYVPIIGIECVKGIGD; from the coding sequence ATGACAGCCTACTATGACTCCATAGCCGAGCAATATAAAAAATCCAAACAATTGCCCTTTCGTCTGCATATTGAGGCATATACATACTTTAATTTGCTTGGCGATTTGGTTGGCAAATCACTCCTCGATTTGGCTTGCGGAGAAGGATTTTACACCAGACAATTCAAACTCCAAGGTGCAGCAAAGGTGATAGGGGTAGAAATTTCTGAAAAAATGATTGCACTGGCAAGAGAAGAAGAAGCCAGAGAACCCCAAGATATTGAATATATCCTTGGTGATGTACTCGAACTCGGTAAAATTGGTAGCTTTGATCTGGTGGTGGCATCCTTTCTCCTAAATTATGCTCAAACGAGAGAACAACTACTCAAAATGTGTCAGAGCATATTTATCAACCTGAAACCAGGTGGTCGTTTTGTCACCATCAATAATAATAGCTCTCAACCTCCTGCGTCCTATCTCGCAACCAAAAAATATGGATTTATCAAAAGCATAAACTCACCATTAATAGAAGGCACGCCGATAACATATACAATTTCTGCTAATGAGCAAAAATTCAGCTTTGATAACTATTACCTCAGTACAGAAACTCATGAATGGGCGTTCCAAAGTGTTGGTTTCCAAGAGGTTCGCTGGCAAAAACCAATAGTTTCTCCTCAAGGGTTAGAGGAATTTGGTGAAGAGTTTTGGCAGAATTTTATTGACTATGTGCCCATAATTGGTATTGAGTGTGTCAAAGGGATTGGGGATTAG
- a CDS encoding response regulator — MNRSILIVDDEEDVQAIAKLGLEMGAGWNVLTACSGREALNVAANFKLDVILLDMMMPDMDGRATLQQLKANPVTQSIPVILLTAKVQDADRDSFTGLDVTAVFAKPFRPLKLAAQISEALGWRSS; from the coding sequence ATGAATAGAAGTATCTTGATTGTTGATGATGAAGAAGATGTGCAGGCGATCGCCAAACTGGGATTAGAAATGGGTGCTGGTTGGAACGTGTTGACTGCTTGTTCTGGTCGGGAAGCGTTGAATGTAGCTGCCAACTTTAAACTTGATGTTATTCTACTAGATATGATGATGCCTGATATGGATGGGCGTGCCACCCTGCAACAACTCAAGGCTAACCCCGTCACTCAGTCAATTCCCGTAATTTTACTAACTGCTAAAGTCCAGGATGCGGATCGAGATAGCTTTACAGGCTTAGATGTAACTGCTGTCTTTGCCAAGCCTTTTCGTCCTCTGAAACTAGCAGCACAAATCAGTGAAGCATTGGGTTGGCGATCGTCGTAA
- a CDS encoding hybrid sensor histidine kinase/response regulator, with product MLNESLKFPKADILVIDDTPENLNLLSAMLTEQGYKVRSVTKGSTGLRGANAVPPDLILLDVNMPEMNGYEVCQNLKANDRTREIPVIFISALGDVLDKIKAFAVGGVDYITKPFQLEEVLARIENHLTIRQLQQQLQAQNQQLQQEIDNRTKAEEKFTKVFRSSPNPIAIATVSEARFLDVNPSFLRISGYSLEEVIGHTATELDLGKNTVAFAQKIQLLPKTGSLYNQELEFSTKSGEVKIILISIELIDLAGVPCALLIVNDITERKRLENEFISLVSHELRTPLTSTMGALDLLGSGQLGTLTQQGQKVLSIATTNTERLIRLVNDILDLERMKSGKIFMRQAKCNVADLLITATEAMQAMADKLQVQLILNPLTIELWADADRLLQTLTNLLSNAIKFSEPGDRVWIGAILSEYKTVESQENQHSLTSSPNYVLITIQDEGRGIPEDKLQIIFERFQQVDASDSRNKGGTGLGLAICRNIVQQHNGKIWVQSILGEGSTFYVLLPLTSST from the coding sequence ATGCTTAACGAGTCACTCAAATTCCCCAAAGCTGACATTTTGGTAATTGATGACACACCAGAAAACCTGAACCTCCTATCTGCCATGCTGACGGAACAGGGGTATAAAGTTAGGAGTGTAACTAAAGGTTCTACGGGATTACGAGGAGCAAATGCAGTTCCTCCTGACTTGATTTTGTTGGATGTGAATATGCCTGAGATGAATGGCTATGAAGTCTGTCAAAATTTGAAGGCAAACGATCGCACTCGTGAAATCCCGGTAATTTTTATCAGCGCTTTGGGTGATGTGCTAGATAAAATAAAAGCTTTTGCAGTTGGCGGGGTAGACTATATCACTAAGCCTTTTCAACTAGAAGAGGTTTTAGCACGCATTGAAAATCACTTGACGATTCGGCAATTGCAACAACAACTCCAAGCCCAAAATCAGCAGTTGCAGCAGGAAATTGACAATCGCACTAAAGCAGAAGAGAAGTTTACTAAGGTTTTTCGCTCTAGCCCCAACCCAATTGCGATCGCCACAGTTTCCGAAGCTCGTTTTCTTGATGTCAATCCCAGTTTCTTAAGGATCAGTGGCTATTCTTTAGAGGAAGTTATTGGACACACTGCCACTGAACTTGATTTGGGTAAAAATACAGTAGCATTCGCCCAGAAAATTCAACTTCTGCCCAAAACTGGCTCGCTTTACAATCAAGAATTGGAATTTTCTACTAAGTCTGGTGAAGTCAAAATTATACTAATATCTATCGAATTAATTGACCTAGCCGGAGTACCGTGTGCTTTATTAATTGTCAATGACATCACCGAACGCAAACGCCTAGAAAACGAGTTTATCTCTTTAGTCAGTCATGAATTGCGTACACCTTTAACTTCCACAATGGGAGCATTAGATTTGTTGGGTTCAGGACAACTAGGAACTCTCACCCAACAAGGACAAAAAGTCCTGAGCATTGCGACAACTAATACTGAACGCCTGATACGTTTAGTGAACGATATTCTCGATTTAGAGCGGATGAAATCGGGCAAAATCTTCATGCGACAAGCCAAGTGCAATGTCGCCGACTTGCTAATTACGGCAACGGAAGCAATGCAAGCAATGGCAGATAAATTACAAGTCCAACTAATTCTTAATCCTTTGACAATTGAACTTTGGGCAGATGCCGATCGCCTGCTACAAACATTGACAAATTTACTCAGTAATGCTATCAAATTTTCTGAACCAGGCGATCGCGTGTGGATTGGTGCTATCCTCTCAGAATATAAAACCGTTGAGTCCCAAGAAAATCAGCATTCCCTGACTTCCTCACCCAACTATGTTTTAATTACAATCCAAGATGAAGGACGAGGAATTCCTGAAGATAAATTACAAATTATCTTCGAGCGTTTTCAGCAAGTAGATGCATCTGATTCCCGTAACAAAGGAGGAACAGGTTTAGGACTTGCCATTTGTCGGAATATTGTGCAACAACATAACGGTAAAATCTGGGTTCAGAGCATTTTAGGTGAAGGTAGCACATTTTATGTGTTGTTACCTTTAACTAGCTCTACATAG
- a CDS encoding cupin domain-containing protein, whose translation MQTSTIRKPIILTPGEGHQFSILGGHFTTKATGEETNGAWTVYEITDTQENGPPLHTHPWEEAFYILEGEIDIQVGTETILASPGSFVNIPHNAPHAFKVRSATTKFLVLIAPKGAKNFYEEMGEVADSSSFNMEKVQPVLVKHGLQFIA comes from the coding sequence ATGCAAACTTCAACCATACGTAAACCAATTATTCTAACACCAGGAGAAGGTCATCAATTTTCAATACTTGGTGGACATTTTACAACCAAAGCAACCGGTGAAGAAACAAATGGAGCTTGGACAGTTTATGAAATTACAGATACACAAGAAAATGGCCCACCGCTGCATACTCACCCCTGGGAAGAAGCATTTTATATTCTTGAAGGGGAAATAGACATCCAAGTTGGTACAGAAACAATTTTGGCATCACCAGGCTCTTTCGTTAATATTCCTCACAACGCACCACACGCCTTCAAAGTTCGTTCTGCTACTACTAAATTCCTAGTTTTAATTGCACCCAAGGGAGCGAAAAACTTTTATGAAGAAATGGGTGAAGTAGCTGATAGCTCCTCGTTCAATATGGAGAAAGTACAGCCTGTTTTAGTCAAGCATGGATTGCAGTTTATTGCATAA
- a CDS encoding glutathione S-transferase family protein, producing the protein MSEIKLYSAVVCPYAHRTRLVLQEKGIDFDLIEIDLQNPPEGFRKVSPYGKVPAITHNNERVWESAIINEYLNEVFPNPPLLPSDPIARAQARIWIDFANTRFVSAFSNLLRSSDIQKQEEAKQELYKHLEFIENEGLGKLSGEGPYWFGESISLVDLTYFPWFERWAALKEYRGFGIPTEFTRLRQWKHALKERESVKAIANSKEFYIQRYAKFAAPTPVAV; encoded by the coding sequence ATGTCTGAAATCAAACTATACAGTGCAGTTGTTTGTCCTTATGCTCATCGTACCCGCTTGGTACTTCAAGAGAAAGGCATTGACTTCGATTTGATTGAGATTGATTTGCAGAATCCACCGGAGGGCTTTAGGAAGGTTTCTCCTTATGGTAAAGTCCCGGCAATCACTCATAATAATGAGCGAGTTTGGGAATCAGCAATCATTAACGAGTATCTAAATGAGGTATTTCCTAATCCACCTCTGTTACCCAGCGATCCTATTGCTAGGGCGCAGGCTCGCATCTGGATCGATTTTGCTAATACCAGGTTTGTTTCTGCTTTTTCTAACCTTCTGCGAAGTTCAGATATTCAAAAACAAGAAGAAGCGAAGCAGGAACTATACAAACACTTGGAGTTTATTGAAAACGAAGGTCTAGGAAAACTATCTGGGGAAGGTCCCTACTGGTTTGGTGAATCCATCAGTTTGGTTGATTTGACCTATTTCCCCTGGTTTGAACGCTGGGCTGCACTCAAAGAGTATCGTGGCTTTGGCATACCCACTGAATTCACCCGTCTGAGACAATGGAAGCACGCCCTAAAGGAGCGTGAATCTGTAAAGGCGATCGCTAACTCCAAAGAATTTTACATCCAGCGATATGCTAAATTCGCTGCACCTACTCCTGTTGCTGTTTAA
- a CDS encoding aryl-sulfate sulfotransferase has product MTFTATLVDQNTIRRRGTGLKAYNPEKVFKGYTLFTPLTGQGEVYLLNLEGEVVHQWNLPYAPGLYGYLLPNGNLFYNGKTPPEEPLRFALWAAFKSGVVLEADPKGNIIWEYKHPDHHHDGRRLANGNTILLAIEKIPQSLVPRIKGGVTGTEANGDIYADVLYEVTPAGEIVWTWHAWEHLDPDIFTITPQDHRHEWTHGNTVGELADGNIIVSFRNISTVVIIDRQTGEIIWTLGDDVLAQQHFPNELANGNILIFDNGAHRRHTALNFSRVIEVNRQTKEIVWEYTDSPPQNFFSSYISGAQRLANGNTLITEGAYGRIFEVTTTGEIVWEYINPHFAARNIPGEKSPVSRGEQNSVFRAFRYAPEEIPWL; this is encoded by the coding sequence ATGACTTTTACAGCAACATTGGTTGACCAAAATACTATTCGTCGTCGGGGTACTGGTTTAAAGGCTTACAATCCCGAAAAAGTCTTCAAGGGATACACACTTTTTACGCCCCTGACAGGTCAAGGTGAAGTTTACCTCTTGAATTTGGAAGGAGAAGTAGTACACCAATGGAATCTGCCATATGCACCAGGATTATATGGTTATCTCTTACCTAATGGCAATTTGTTTTATAACGGTAAGACTCCACCAGAAGAACCACTACGTTTTGCGTTGTGGGCTGCATTCAAAAGTGGTGTTGTTTTAGAAGCAGATCCTAAGGGGAATATTATCTGGGAATATAAGCATCCAGACCACCATCACGATGGACGCAGACTAGCCAATGGCAACACAATTCTACTAGCCATTGAAAAAATACCCCAGTCTTTGGTTCCTCGAATTAAAGGCGGCGTAACAGGTACAGAAGCGAATGGTGATATCTATGCTGATGTGCTTTATGAAGTGACTCCAGCAGGTGAAATTGTTTGGACTTGGCACGCCTGGGAACATCTCGATCCCGATATATTTACGATTACTCCCCAGGATCATCGACACGAATGGACTCATGGAAATACTGTAGGTGAACTCGCCGACGGCAACATTATTGTCAGCTTTCGTAATATATCCACAGTGGTGATTATCGATCGCCAAACCGGAGAAATCATCTGGACGCTAGGAGATGACGTACTAGCACAGCAGCATTTCCCCAACGAATTAGCTAACGGTAATATCCTGATTTTCGATAATGGCGCACATCGCCGTCACACTGCTCTGAATTTCTCCCGTGTGATTGAAGTCAACCGTCAAACAAAAGAGATAGTTTGGGAATACACCGATAGCCCGCCCCAAAATTTCTTTAGTTCCTACATATCAGGAGCGCAACGTTTAGCAAATGGCAATACCTTAATTACAGAAGGTGCCTACGGTCGGATATTCGAGGTGACAACTACAGGAGAAATTGTTTGGGAATACATCAACCCCCACTTTGCAGCTCGGAATATTCCAGGTGAGAAATCGCCGGTCAGTCGTGGGGAACAAAATTCAGTTTTCCGCGCCTTCCGTTATGCACCGGAAGAAATACCCTGGCTTTGA
- a CDS encoding NADP(H)-dependent aldo-keto reductase, which translates to MKYNQLGNSDLKVSEICLGTMTYGQQNTIEEAHDQLDYSIAQGVNFIDAAEMYPVPTSAETYGLTETYIGEWLKHQQRDKVIIATKIAGPGRGFKWVRSGAKAIDRDNIKQAVDDSLNRLQTDYIDLYQIHWPDRYVPRFGQTVFDPTQIGETVPIAEQLEVFADVIKAGKIRYIGLSNETPWGVTQFSNIAKQLGLPKVVSIQNAYNLLNRVFDGHLAEAVYYEEIGLLAYSPLAFGFLTGKYLNGKPEKARVSLFENFGQRYLKPKVSEAVKAYVEIAKRYQLSPAHLALAFVRSRWFVPSTIIGATTLEQLKENLESVDVVLDKDILEELDKVHAQSPNPAP; encoded by the coding sequence ATGAAATATAACCAACTTGGCAACAGTGATTTAAAAGTTTCTGAAATTTGTCTGGGCACAATGACCTATGGACAGCAAAATACCATCGAAGAAGCCCACGATCAGCTAGATTATTCTATTGCCCAAGGAGTCAATTTTATTGATGCGGCTGAGATGTATCCAGTACCTACAAGTGCCGAAACTTATGGATTAACTGAAACTTATATCGGCGAATGGTTAAAGCATCAACAAAGAGATAAAGTTATTATCGCTACTAAAATCGCCGGCCCTGGTAGAGGCTTTAAATGGGTACGTAGTGGAGCCAAAGCAATTGACCGTGATAATATTAAACAAGCTGTAGATGATAGTCTCAACAGATTACAAACAGATTATATAGATCTGTACCAAATTCACTGGCCCGATCGCTACGTGCCACGGTTTGGACAAACAGTCTTCGATCCCACTCAAATAGGAGAAACGGTACCCATAGCAGAACAGCTAGAAGTTTTTGCCGATGTCATTAAAGCAGGTAAAATTCGCTATATCGGTTTGAGTAATGAAACTCCTTGGGGAGTCACTCAGTTTAGTAACATTGCTAAACAGTTAGGATTGCCCAAAGTTGTTTCGATTCAAAATGCCTATAACTTGCTCAATCGAGTATTTGACGGACACTTAGCAGAAGCAGTTTATTACGAAGAAATTGGGTTACTAGCTTATAGTCCTTTGGCGTTTGGTTTCTTAACTGGCAAATACTTAAATGGTAAACCAGAGAAAGCAAGAGTCAGTTTGTTTGAAAATTTTGGTCAGCGGTATCTAAAACCAAAAGTCAGCGAAGCAGTAAAAGCTTATGTGGAAATTGCCAAGCGTTATCAACTCAGTCCAGCACATCTAGCTTTAGCATTCGTGCGGAGTCGTTGGTTTGTGCCTAGCACAATTATTGGTGCTACAACACTCGAACAACTCAAGGAAAATCTGGAAAGCGTGGATGTAGTTCTTGATAAAGACATTTTGGAAGAGTTGGATAAAGTTCATGCTCAGTCACCGAACCCAGCGCCGTAG
- a CDS encoding MFS transporter, with translation MSVMQTLQSFESRNFRLFFSGQMLSMIGSFMTETTIAWLVYSLTNSVTLLGLLGFISQFPHLIISPLAGVWIEKFNRRTILIVAQFIMMIVSLILAMLALTGVISIWHIISSSILQGLIASIETPTRYAFIIDIIKKKEDITNATALHSSLLSGSRIIAPAIAGIIIAHLSPGHCFLIDGISYIAVIFALLAIQLDKPLIGQTNHQNNIWEDLKEGFIYAYEFLPIRSILLLIALFSFMGMPYLRIMPVFAVEILHGDSSTLGFLTGASGLGALCGGIYLSSQRSAIGLEKIIAIAPVIFGIALITFSLSNNFLFSLMSITVIGCGYILEYSSSNAVLQTISDDEKRGRIMSLYNMSVMGIIPFGNLFIGGLASIISARFALMFGALCCIMGSIIFYKNLSAIEKLIRQIYMKNGIVME, from the coding sequence ATGAGTGTAATGCAAACTTTACAGTCTTTCGAGTCTAGAAATTTCCGTCTGTTTTTTAGCGGGCAAATGTTATCTATGATTGGTAGTTTTATGACAGAAACTACCATCGCGTGGTTAGTTTATTCTCTAACAAATTCAGTAACTTTGTTAGGATTACTTGGCTTTATCAGCCAATTTCCTCATTTGATAATTAGTCCTTTAGCGGGTGTTTGGATAGAGAAGTTTAATCGACGTACTATTTTAATTGTCGCCCAATTTATAATGATGATTGTTTCGCTAATTTTAGCAATGCTTGCCTTAACAGGGGTAATTAGTATATGGCATATTATCAGTTCAAGTATATTACAAGGTTTGATTGCTAGTATTGAGACACCTACTCGCTATGCCTTCATCATAGACATAATTAAAAAAAAAGAAGATATTACCAACGCAACGGCTCTCCATTCTTCTTTACTTAGTGGTTCACGGATCATAGCCCCAGCGATCGCAGGTATAATAATTGCTCATCTTTCTCCTGGTCACTGTTTTTTAATTGATGGTATTAGTTATATTGCTGTAATTTTTGCTTTATTGGCAATTCAGCTTGACAAGCCACTAATTGGACAAACAAATCATCAAAATAATATCTGGGAAGATTTAAAAGAAGGCTTTATTTATGCATACGAATTTTTGCCTATTCGCTCAATTTTGCTATTGATAGCATTATTCAGTTTTATGGGAATGCCATATCTCAGAATTATGCCTGTTTTTGCCGTGGAAATTCTGCATGGAGATTCTAGCACTTTGGGTTTTTTAACGGGAGCATCAGGACTTGGAGCCTTATGTGGTGGTATTTATTTGAGTTCCCAAAGAAGTGCAATAGGGCTTGAGAAAATTATTGCGATCGCACCTGTTATATTTGGCATAGCACTAATTACTTTTTCACTCTCAAATAATTTTTTGTTTTCTTTAATGAGTATTACAGTAATTGGTTGTGGCTATATCTTAGAATACTCATCAAGCAACGCTGTTTTACAAACAATATCAGACGATGAAAAAAGAGGTCGAATTATGAGCCTCTATAATATGTCTGTAATGGGAATAATACCCTTTGGTAATTTATTTATAGGTGGATTAGCGAGTATAATCAGTGCAAGATTTGCTTTAATGTTCGGAGCATTATGTTGTATCATGGGTTCGATTATTTTTTATAAAAATCTGTCAGCAATTGAAAAATTAATCCGCCAAATTTATATGAAAAATGGGATAGTTATGGAATAA
- a CDS encoding family 10 glycosylhydrolase produces MTTQFWEKSREINAALTNLLFTAVFMYLNHICCRGTALLCPYRVVYLPKNSCKPVQKRVLIGLGKLSQQRGWWLLRKRLLPLLCLISFFVVLQLNNFAPVVAQIPRQEIRGVWLSGNDFSVFRNRSQVQAAMTQLRQLNFNTVYPVVWNDGYTQYPSAIMQKMGIPFFFKGTEGQDVIADIITQARSQGLLAIPWFEFGFMVPLTSELASQHPDWLTQKQDGTQTSITAAGEVGWLNPFHPEVQKFIRELVMEVIAQYNADGVQFDDHTSLPVDFGYDKYTISLYTQETGNPPPANPQAQAWIKWRADKITAFMVDLHQTVKARKPNAIFSVAPNYYDFAYKLQLQDWLNWVRLGIVDELVMQVYRNDLESFIGQITRPEILETQQVIPTGIGIMAGLRNRPVSIPQIQSQVQAAQQRGLGIGFFYYESLWDIAPEPAAQRQSAFAALFPNWALRDISQNTPRQPTFNTISLPLYPKPSVGQRVRGYFLEVAIANGQPRRILLDTGSTGLRVPKEFLGNAPIERTGQNIKEVLSDGTILEGELVYTNVRFGLIPTTEPVPVQVVTSRQCTAQKPNCSAKSGVPFSGIVGVNYFEKSLLYNPLRKLPGNLSNGFIVMGNGGSANNGSLILGLTPQNQAGFKMASWSQQPEINGVPGKRWDSRLSKVCLTLAGSSAKNACNGRMIADTATINGLTEFKSASTAGKLKPGVLGSANTVKVAINGIFDYSVKPGTRDGFNRWNLSISPQSELSIFVNPGIAFFDKYDVLFDHVNGKQGFRSRR; encoded by the coding sequence ATGACAACTCAGTTTTGGGAAAAAAGCAGAGAAATTAATGCGGCTCTAACTAACTTACTATTTACAGCAGTTTTCATGTATTTGAACCACATCTGTTGTAGGGGCACAGCATTGCTGTGCCCCTACCGCGTGGTCTATTTACCTAAAAATAGCTGTAAACCTGTCCAGAAACGCGTACTCATAGGTTTGGGCAAGCTGAGTCAACAGCGAGGTTGGTGGCTTTTAAGAAAGCGTCTGCTGCCATTATTATGTTTGATATCATTCTTTGTGGTATTGCAACTCAACAACTTTGCCCCTGTTGTTGCCCAAATACCTCGTCAGGAAATTCGAGGGGTGTGGCTAAGTGGTAACGATTTTAGCGTTTTTAGAAATCGTTCACAGGTGCAAGCTGCCATGACCCAACTGCGGCAGTTAAATTTTAATACTGTTTATCCCGTAGTCTGGAATGATGGTTATACACAATACCCCAGCGCCATAATGCAAAAAATGGGTATTCCCTTTTTCTTCAAAGGAACAGAGGGACAAGATGTAATTGCAGACATTATTACTCAAGCCCGCAGCCAAGGGTTACTAGCTATACCCTGGTTTGAATTTGGTTTCATGGTTCCCCTAACTTCGGAACTGGCATCACAGCATCCAGATTGGCTAACACAAAAGCAGGATGGGACTCAAACTTCAATTACTGCTGCGGGTGAAGTAGGGTGGTTGAATCCCTTTCACCCCGAAGTGCAAAAGTTTATCCGCGAACTCGTAATGGAAGTGATCGCGCAATATAATGCTGATGGCGTTCAATTTGACGACCATACGAGTTTACCTGTAGATTTTGGTTACGATAAGTACACGATTAGTCTATATACTCAAGAAACTGGGAATCCTCCTCCAGCCAATCCCCAAGCCCAAGCATGGATAAAATGGCGGGCAGATAAAATTACTGCATTCATGGTAGACCTCCACCAAACTGTGAAAGCCAGAAAACCGAATGCTATCTTCTCAGTTGCTCCCAATTACTATGATTTTGCTTACAAGCTGCAACTGCAAGACTGGCTCAACTGGGTACGGTTGGGTATTGTCGATGAATTGGTTATGCAGGTGTACCGTAATGATTTAGAAAGTTTTATCGGTCAAATTACCCGCCCAGAAATTTTAGAAACTCAACAAGTCATCCCGACTGGTATCGGTATTATGGCGGGGTTACGAAATCGCCCAGTTTCCATCCCACAAATCCAATCCCAGGTACAAGCAGCGCAACAACGCGGTTTAGGTATCGGCTTTTTCTACTACGAAAGTCTTTGGGATATCGCGCCTGAACCAGCAGCACAACGTCAGTCGGCATTCGCGGCTCTTTTTCCCAATTGGGCGTTGCGCGACATCTCTCAAAATACACCCCGCCAGCCAACTTTTAACACCATATCCTTACCTTTATATCCCAAACCTTCCGTCGGTCAACGTGTTCGCGGCTATTTTCTGGAAGTGGCGATCGCAAATGGTCAGCCAAGACGTATCTTATTAGATACAGGCTCAACAGGGCTAAGGGTTCCCAAGGAATTTTTAGGTAATGCTCCCATCGAAAGAACCGGTCAAAATATCAAGGAAGTCTTAAGTGATGGTACTATCCTGGAGGGAGAATTAGTTTATACTAATGTCCGGTTTGGTTTGATTCCCACCACAGAACCTGTTCCCGTACAGGTTGTTACTAGTCGCCAATGTACTGCCCAAAAACCTAATTGTTCCGCAAAGAGTGGTGTGCCATTTTCTGGTATTGTCGGTGTCAACTATTTTGAAAAGTCACTTCTCTATAACCCCTTGAGAAAATTACCAGGCAATCTGAGTAACGGATTTATTGTGATGGGAAATGGTGGTAGTGCCAACAATGGCAGCCTAATTCTCGGTTTAACTCCCCAGAATCAAGCAGGTTTCAAAATGGCTTCTTGGAGTCAACAACCTGAAATAAATGGTGTACCTGGTAAAAGATGGGACTCTCGACTGAGCAAAGTTTGTTTAACACTTGCTGGGAGTTCTGCGAAAAATGCTTGTAATGGCAGAATGATTGCTGATACTGCAACTATTAATGGTTTGACTGAATTCAAGTCAGCTTCTACAGCAGGTAAACTCAAACCAGGAGTATTAGGTTCAGCAAATACTGTGAAAGTAGCAATTAATGGCATTTTTGATTACAGTGTGAAACCAGGAACCCGTGACGGATTTAATCGCTGGAATTTGAGTATCTCGCCACAGTCAGAACTGAGTATATTTGTAAATCCTGGAATTGCATTTTTTGATAAATACGATGTACTCTTTGACCACGTTAATGGAAAACAAGGTTTTCGCAGTCGGCGGTAA